One Pyrococcus furiosus DSM 3638 genomic region harbors:
- the mtnA gene encoding S-methyl-5-thioribose-1-phosphate isomerase → MEIKYRPEELTKLPRSVEYREGKVYMINQRLLPREFKVEEFTTVEAVAEAIKNMTVRGAPAIGAAAAFGLALYAETSKAKTKDEFFDGFYRAYETLKNTRPTAVNLFWALNRIKKLVEEHREDSLDEIKRLIVEEAQKIADEDVEANLRMGHYGAEVLPEGNILTHCNAGSLATVHLGTVGAVVRVMHKEGTLKLLWLDETRPVLQGARLSAWEYSYDGLNVKLIADNAAAFVMQQGKVDAIIVGADRIVANGDFANKIGTYMLAVLAKEHGIPFFTVAPLSSIDMSLSSGKEIPIEERSPEEVLTCGGCRIAPDVPVYNPAFDVTPHKYLTGIITDRGVVWPPFKRNLKKLFETL, encoded by the coding sequence ATGGAGATAAAGTACAGGCCTGAAGAGCTGACAAAACTTCCAAGGAGCGTTGAGTATAGGGAAGGAAAGGTCTACATGATAAACCAGAGGCTCCTTCCCAGGGAATTCAAGGTTGAGGAATTCACAACGGTTGAGGCCGTTGCTGAGGCAATTAAGAACATGACGGTGAGAGGGGCCCCAGCAATTGGAGCTGCTGCAGCCTTTGGCTTGGCTTTATATGCCGAAACATCAAAAGCAAAGACCAAAGATGAGTTCTTCGATGGGTTTTATAGAGCATATGAAACTCTAAAGAACACAAGGCCGACGGCCGTAAATCTATTCTGGGCCCTTAACAGGATAAAGAAGTTAGTCGAGGAGCATAGGGAGGACAGTTTGGATGAGATTAAGAGGTTGATAGTCGAGGAGGCACAGAAGATTGCGGATGAGGACGTGGAGGCAAATTTGAGAATGGGCCACTACGGAGCTGAAGTCCTCCCAGAGGGAAACATACTAACCCACTGCAACGCTGGTAGCTTAGCAACGGTTCACCTGGGAACCGTTGGGGCTGTGGTTAGGGTCATGCACAAGGAGGGAACACTAAAGCTTTTATGGCTCGACGAAACTAGGCCAGTCCTTCAAGGGGCCAGACTCTCCGCCTGGGAGTATAGTTACGATGGGCTAAATGTTAAGTTGATAGCTGATAATGCTGCAGCCTTCGTGATGCAGCAAGGAAAGGTTGATGCAATAATAGTTGGTGCAGACAGGATAGTTGCCAATGGAGACTTCGCAAATAAAATAGGTACTTACATGCTAGCAGTGTTGGCCAAGGAGCACGGGATACCCTTCTTTACCGTAGCTCCGCTTTCAAGCATTGACATGAGCTTGAGTAGCGGGAAGGAGATTCCAATTGAGGAGAGATCACCAGAGGAGGTGTTGACTTGTGGAGGGTGCAGAATTGCCCCAGATGTTCCAGTGTATAACCCAGCTTTCGACGTTACCCCCCACAAGTATCTGACAGGAATAATAACAGATAGAGGTGTAGTTTGGCCACCATTCAAGAGGAACCTCAAGAAGCTCTTTGAAACCCTCTAA